In Mycobacterium sp. Aquia_216, a genomic segment contains:
- a CDS encoding acetyl-CoA C-acetyltransferase yields MPEAVIVSAARSPIGRAMKGSLVSMRPDDLAVQMVRAALDKVPALNPHQIDDLMLGCGQPGGEAGFNLARVVAVELGYDFLPGTTVNRYCSSSLQTSRMAFHAIKAGEGDVFISAGVETVSRFAKGSSDSWPDTKNALFNEAQERSAAAAGGADEWHDPRADENLPDVYIAMGQTAENVALLTGVSREDQDHWGVRSQNRAEEAIKSGFFEREISPVTLPDGTTVSTDDGPRPGTTYEKISELKPVFRPNGTVTAGNACPLNDGAAALVITSDTKAKELGLTPLARIVSTGVSGLSPEIMGLGPIEASKKALARAGMSINDIDLYEINEAFAVQVLGSARELGMDEEKLNVSGGAIALGHPFGMTGARIAATLINNLQTHDKTFGLETMCVGGGQGMAMVLERLS; encoded by the coding sequence ATGCCCGAAGCCGTCATCGTCTCCGCTGCCCGCTCGCCGATTGGGCGCGCCATGAAGGGATCGCTGGTCAGCATGCGGCCCGACGATCTGGCCGTCCAGATGGTTCGCGCCGCCCTCGACAAGGTCCCCGCGCTCAACCCGCACCAGATCGACGACCTGATGCTGGGCTGCGGCCAACCGGGCGGTGAGGCCGGTTTCAACTTGGCCCGCGTCGTTGCCGTCGAACTGGGCTACGACTTCCTGCCCGGCACCACCGTCAACCGGTACTGCTCGTCGTCGCTGCAGACCAGCCGAATGGCTTTCCATGCGATCAAGGCGGGCGAGGGTGACGTGTTCATCTCGGCGGGTGTGGAAACCGTGTCCCGCTTCGCCAAAGGCAGCTCCGACTCCTGGCCGGACACCAAGAACGCGCTGTTCAACGAGGCGCAGGAGCGGTCCGCCGCCGCGGCCGGAGGCGCCGACGAGTGGCACGACCCCCGCGCCGACGAGAACCTGCCCGACGTCTACATCGCGATGGGGCAGACGGCGGAGAACGTCGCGCTGCTGACCGGCGTCAGCCGCGAAGACCAGGACCACTGGGGAGTACGCAGCCAGAACCGCGCCGAAGAAGCGATCAAGAGCGGGTTCTTCGAGCGTGAGATCTCGCCGGTGACTTTGCCCGACGGCACCACGGTGAGCACCGACGACGGCCCGCGTCCCGGCACCACCTACGAGAAGATCAGCGAGCTCAAGCCGGTGTTCCGGCCCAACGGCACCGTGACCGCGGGCAACGCGTGTCCGCTCAACGACGGCGCGGCCGCGCTGGTGATCACCAGCGACACCAAGGCCAAGGAGCTGGGTCTGACGCCGCTGGCCCGCATCGTGTCCACCGGCGTCAGTGGCCTTTCGCCCGAGATCATGGGGCTGGGCCCGATCGAGGCGTCAAAGAAGGCGCTGGCACGGGCCGGCATGTCGATCAACGACATCGACCTCTACGAGATCAACGAGGCCTTCGCGGTCCAGGTGCTGGGCTCGGCCCGCGAGCTGGGCATGGACGAGGAAAAGCTGAACGTCTCCGGTGGCGCCATCGCCCTGGGCCACCCGTTCGGCATGACGGGCGCCCGCATCGCCGCCACGCTGATCAACAACCTGCAGACGCACGACAAGACGTTCGGCCTGGAGACCATGTGCGTCGGCGGCGGCCAAGGCATGGCGATGGTGCTCGAGCGGCTCAGCTAG
- a CDS encoding Bax inhibitor-1/YccA family protein: MRETSNPVFRSLPKQSGGYAQFGTGAAQVQQGYYQTGPYPAPYQEAKATRPLTIDDVVTKTGITLAVLTASAVISFYLAASNLALAAPLTLIGGLGGLVLVLIATFGRKQDSPAIVLSYAVLEGLALGAISLLLTFQVSVGGGRSVNAGAMIGEAVLGTLGVFFGMLVVYKTGAIRVTPKFTRMVVAALFGAVFLMLGNFVLAMFGVGGGAGLGLRSGGPIAIIFSLVMIGIAAFSFLIDFDAADQMIRAGAPEKAAWGIALGLTVTLVWLYLEILRLLSYFQGDR, from the coding sequence GTGCGGGAGACTAGCAACCCGGTATTTCGTTCGCTGCCCAAGCAGAGCGGCGGATATGCGCAATTCGGCACTGGGGCTGCCCAGGTGCAGCAGGGGTATTACCAAACTGGCCCCTACCCGGCTCCGTATCAGGAGGCCAAGGCCACCCGTCCGCTGACCATCGACGACGTCGTCACCAAAACCGGCATCACGCTGGCCGTCTTGACGGCCTCTGCCGTGATCTCGTTCTACCTGGCGGCGAGCAACCTCGCGCTGGCGGCGCCGCTGACCCTGATCGGTGGCCTCGGCGGTCTGGTGCTGGTGCTGATCGCCACGTTCGGTCGCAAGCAGGACAGCCCGGCGATCGTGCTCAGCTACGCCGTTCTCGAAGGCCTGGCCCTCGGCGCGATATCGCTGCTTCTGACGTTCCAGGTTTCGGTCGGCGGAGGCCGGTCGGTTAACGCCGGGGCGATGATCGGCGAGGCCGTCTTGGGCACCCTCGGCGTGTTCTTCGGGATGCTCGTCGTCTACAAGACCGGCGCCATCCGCGTTACCCCCAAGTTCACCCGGATGGTGGTCGCCGCCCTGTTCGGAGCGGTGTTCCTGATGCTCGGCAACTTCGTGTTGGCGATGTTCGGGGTCGGCGGCGGCGCCGGCCTCGGCCTGCGCAGCGGCGGACCAATCGCGATCATCTTCTCGCTGGTGATGATCGGCATCGCGGCATTCAGCTTCCTGATCGATTTCGACGCGGCCGACCAGATGATCCGCGCTGGCGCACCGGAGAAGGCGGCGTGGGGTATCGCGCTGGGCCTGACGGTGACGCTGGTCTGGCTGTACCTCGAGATCCTGCGTCTGCTCAGCTATTTCCAGGGCGACAGGTAG
- a CDS encoding enoyl-CoA hydratase/isomerase family protein, whose translation MAEESDEVLTRVDNGVGLITLNRPKAINSLNQTMVDVLRPLLARWENDDAVRAVVLSGAGERGLCAGGDVVAVYHSARKDGVEVRKFWRDEYRLDGQVGRFPKPYVSLMDGIVMGGGVGVSAHGSVRVVTETSKVAMPEVGIGFIPDVGGAFLLSRSPGALGLHAALTGAPFSGADAIALGFADHYLPHAQLEAFTQAIVDDGVESALAAHAIEPPPSDLVAQRHWIDECFAGDTVEDIIAALRGHGAGPAQEAADLIATRSPIAVSVALEAVRRAAKMETLEDVLVQDYRVSSASARSHDLVEGIRAQIIDKDRDPKWSPANLAAVSAADIDAYFAPVDDDLSF comes from the coding sequence GTGGCTGAGGAATCCGACGAGGTTTTGACTCGTGTCGACAACGGCGTCGGCCTGATCACGCTCAACCGCCCCAAGGCAATCAACTCGCTGAACCAGACGATGGTCGACGTGCTGCGCCCGCTGCTCGCACGTTGGGAGAACGACGATGCGGTGCGCGCGGTGGTGCTGTCCGGAGCCGGCGAGCGCGGGTTGTGCGCCGGCGGCGACGTGGTCGCGGTCTACCACAGCGCCCGCAAGGATGGCGTCGAGGTACGGAAATTCTGGCGCGACGAGTATCGGCTCGACGGTCAGGTCGGCCGGTTCCCCAAGCCATACGTGTCGTTGATGGACGGGATCGTGATGGGCGGCGGGGTCGGTGTCAGCGCGCACGGGAGCGTGCGGGTGGTGACCGAAACCTCGAAGGTGGCAATGCCAGAGGTCGGCATCGGGTTCATCCCCGATGTCGGCGGGGCGTTTCTGCTGTCCCGGTCGCCGGGCGCGCTCGGTCTGCACGCCGCACTGACCGGCGCGCCGTTCTCCGGAGCCGACGCCATCGCACTGGGATTCGCCGACCACTACCTCCCGCACGCCCAACTCGAGGCGTTCACGCAAGCGATCGTCGACGACGGCGTCGAGAGCGCACTTGCCGCCCACGCCATTGAGCCACCGCCGAGTGATCTTGTCGCGCAACGTCATTGGATCGACGAGTGCTTCGCCGGCGACACCGTGGAGGACATCATCGCCGCGCTGCGTGGGCATGGCGCGGGGCCGGCGCAAGAGGCCGCCGACCTGATCGCGACCCGATCCCCGATCGCGGTGTCGGTGGCGCTGGAGGCGGTGCGCCGGGCCGCGAAGATGGAAACACTGGAAGATGTTCTGGTCCAGGACTATCGAGTGTCGTCGGCCTCGGCGCGCTCACACGATCTGGTGGAAGGCATTCGAGCACAGATCATCGACAAAGATCGCGATCCGAAGTGGTCGCCGGCGAATCTCGCCGCGGTCTCCGCGGCCGACATCGACGCATATTTCGCGCCGGTCGACGACGACTTGAGTTTCTAG
- a CDS encoding enoyl-CoA hydratase, with protein MSQDTPKSYETILVERDERVGTITLNRPQALNALNSQVMNEVTGAATEFDNDPGIGAIIITGSGGKAFAAGADIKEMAALTFADAFGPDFFATWGKLAAVRTPTIAAVAGYALGGGCELAMMCDLLIAADTAKFGQPEIKLGVLPGMGGSQRLTRAIGKAKAMDLILTGRTIGAEEAERSGLVSRVVPADDLLSEAKAVATAISQMSLSAARMAKEAVNRAFESTLAEGLLYERRLFHSTFATDDQSEGMAAFIEKRPPNFTHR; from the coding sequence ATGAGCCAGGACACCCCGAAAAGCTACGAAACCATCCTGGTCGAGCGCGACGAGCGGGTCGGGACCATCACGCTGAACCGGCCGCAGGCGCTCAACGCGCTCAACAGCCAGGTGATGAACGAAGTCACCGGTGCAGCAACTGAATTCGACAACGACCCGGGAATCGGGGCGATCATCATCACCGGTTCGGGTGGCAAGGCCTTCGCGGCGGGCGCCGACATCAAGGAGATGGCCGCGTTGACGTTCGCCGATGCGTTCGGCCCCGACTTCTTCGCCACCTGGGGCAAGTTGGCCGCCGTGCGCACCCCGACGATCGCCGCGGTGGCCGGATATGCACTCGGCGGCGGCTGCGAGCTCGCGATGATGTGTGACCTGCTGATCGCGGCCGACACCGCGAAGTTCGGCCAGCCGGAGATCAAACTCGGTGTGCTGCCGGGCATGGGCGGCTCGCAGCGTCTCACTCGCGCCATCGGCAAGGCCAAGGCGATGGACCTGATCCTGACCGGCCGCACCATCGGCGCCGAAGAAGCCGAACGCAGCGGACTGGTTTCGCGGGTGGTGCCGGCCGACGACCTGCTCAGCGAGGCCAAGGCCGTCGCCACCGCGATTTCGCAGATGTCGCTCTCGGCGGCCCGGATGGCCAAAGAAGCCGTCAACCGTGCCTTCGAGTCCACCCTGGCCGAGGGACTTCTTTACGAACGCCGGTTGTTCCATTCGACTTTCGCGACTGACGATCAGTCCGAAGGGATGGCGGCCTTCATCGAGAAGCGCCCTCCCAACTTCACGCATAGGTAA
- a CDS encoding alpha/beta hydrolase, whose protein sequence is MVNQDAADATEIATKPFWVRHYTFTGTTVGLIFIWFSLTPSLLPRGPLFQALVSGFSGAIGYGLGVFSVWLVRYMREKKSSPPPPRWAWKVLIPVAVVGQVLMAIWFHVWQDDVRNLMGVAHLEWYDYPLTAILSFIVLFTVVEIGQAIRLLVRFLVGQLDRIVPFRLSATIVVVLLVVLTITLLNGVVVKFTMRTLNNTFASVNNEMNPDSTQPTTPLRSGGPQSLVSWESLGHQGRIFIKGGPRTDDLTKFNGAPATEPIRAYAGLNSADGITATAELAARELQRTGGLRRAVVAVATTTGTGWINEAEASALEYMYNGNTAIVSMQYSFLPSWLSFLVDKENARHAGQALFEAVDKLIRQLPEGQRPKLVVFGESLGSFGGEAPFMSLNNVLARTDGALFSGPTFNNTIWTDLTSTRDSGSPEWLPIYNDGRNVRFIARPGNLDRPKDPWGSPRVVYLQHASDPIAWWTPDLLFSEPDWLRERRGYDVLPQTRWIPVVTFLQVSADMAVAVDVPDGHGHRYVADVANGWAAVLSPPGWTPEKTERLRPLLHAND, encoded by the coding sequence GTGGTAAACCAGGATGCCGCCGACGCCACGGAAATCGCCACCAAACCTTTCTGGGTACGCCACTACACCTTCACCGGCACCACGGTCGGCCTGATCTTCATCTGGTTCTCGCTCACCCCGTCGCTACTCCCCCGGGGTCCGCTGTTCCAGGCGTTGGTCAGCGGGTTCTCCGGCGCCATCGGCTATGGGCTGGGTGTCTTCTCCGTCTGGCTGGTGCGGTACATGCGCGAGAAGAAGTCCAGCCCGCCGCCGCCGCGCTGGGCGTGGAAGGTGCTTATCCCGGTTGCCGTGGTGGGCCAGGTGCTGATGGCCATCTGGTTCCATGTATGGCAGGACGACGTGCGCAACCTGATGGGCGTGGCACATCTGGAGTGGTACGACTACCCGCTGACCGCGATCCTGTCGTTCATCGTGCTGTTCACGGTGGTCGAAATCGGCCAGGCCATCCGCCTGCTGGTCAGATTCCTTGTGGGACAACTCGATCGGATCGTGCCGTTTCGCCTCTCGGCCACCATCGTGGTGGTCCTGTTGGTGGTCCTGACCATCACCCTGCTCAACGGCGTGGTCGTCAAGTTCACCATGCGCACGCTGAACAACACCTTCGCCTCGGTCAACAACGAGATGAACCCGGATAGCACGCAACCGACCACCCCGCTGCGATCCGGTGGCCCGCAATCGCTGGTGTCCTGGGAATCGCTCGGCCATCAGGGGCGCATCTTCATCAAGGGTGGCCCCCGAACCGACGACCTGACGAAATTCAACGGCGCGCCCGCGACCGAGCCGATCCGCGCCTACGCCGGGCTGAACTCCGCGGACGGCATCACGGCGACCGCGGAGCTGGCCGCGCGTGAACTGCAGCGGACCGGCGGGCTGCGGCGCGCCGTCGTCGCCGTCGCGACGACCACCGGGACCGGGTGGATCAACGAGGCGGAAGCTTCGGCGCTGGAATACATGTACAACGGCAACACCGCGATAGTCAGCATGCAGTACTCGTTCTTGCCCAGCTGGCTGTCGTTTCTGGTGGACAAGGAGAACGCCCGCCACGCCGGCCAGGCCCTGTTCGAGGCCGTTGACAAACTGATCCGGCAATTGCCCGAGGGCCAGCGCCCCAAGCTCGTCGTGTTCGGCGAGAGCCTGGGCTCGTTCGGCGGCGAGGCGCCTTTCATGAGCCTCAACAACGTGCTGGCTCGTACCGACGGAGCCCTGTTCAGCGGGCCGACGTTCAACAACACCATCTGGACGGACCTGACCTCCACCCGAGACTCCGGTTCGCCGGAGTGGCTGCCCATCTACAACGACGGTCGCAATGTCCGATTCATCGCTCGCCCGGGCAATCTGGACCGCCCCAAGGACCCGTGGGGTTCGCCCCGGGTGGTGTATTTGCAGCACGCCTCCGACCCGATCGCCTGGTGGACGCCCGATCTGCTGTTCAGCGAACCGGATTGGCTGCGCGAACGGCGGGGCTACGACGTGCTGCCGCAAACACGTTGGATCCCGGTGGTGACTTTCCTGCAAGTGTCGGCCGACATGGCGGTCGCCGTGGATGTACCCGACGGCCACGGCCACCGCTATGTCGCCGACGTCGCCAACGGGTGGGCCGCGGTGTTGTCACCACCCGGGTGGACGCCGGAGAAGACCGAGCGGCTGCGACCGTTGTTGCACGCCAACGATTAG
- a CDS encoding rhodanese-like domain-containing protein: MSRIDVVLRSARRRFRRLAPAEVPDAVRRGAVLVDIRPQAQRFREGEVPGALLIERNVLEWRCDPTSDARLPEAVGDDVEWVIVCSEGYTSSLAAAALLDIGLHRATDVVGGYHALAGAGVLAELAGGPVVLANAGETGRRWL, translated from the coding sequence ATGAGCCGTATCGATGTTGTCTTGAGATCCGCCCGACGTCGTTTTCGGCGGCTTGCGCCCGCCGAGGTGCCCGATGCGGTCAGGCGCGGGGCAGTGCTCGTCGACATCCGGCCGCAGGCACAGCGGTTCCGCGAGGGCGAGGTCCCCGGCGCCCTGCTGATCGAACGCAACGTCCTGGAATGGCGCTGCGACCCGACCAGCGATGCCCGCCTGCCTGAAGCCGTCGGCGACGACGTCGAGTGGGTGATCGTGTGTTCGGAGGGCTACACCTCCAGCCTGGCCGCAGCCGCGCTGCTCGACATCGGCCTGCACCGCGCCACCGACGTCGTCGGCGGCTATCACGCGCTCGCCGGTGCCGGCGTGCTCGCCGAATTGGCCGGTGGTCCGGTGGTGCTGGCTAATGCCGGCGAGACCGGCCGCCGCTGGCTCTAG
- a CDS encoding cysteine dioxygenase, producing the protein MSSPVASSVALRSPTIASPAAGPTRLRVPDLLHATDRAADDVLSGRCDHLLPAGGVPDSQRWFTRIHGDDELDVWLISWVPGHATELHDHGGSLGALTVVSGSLNEFRWDGRTLRRRRLDAGDQAGFPLGWVHDVVWAPRPVPIPIPGPAAAIKRPVAPTLSVHAYSPPLSAMSYYEVTDQSRLRRQRTELTDQPEGTG; encoded by the coding sequence ATGTCCTCACCTGTCGCAAGTTCCGTTGCGTTGCGTTCACCGACCATCGCGTCGCCGGCCGCGGGGCCGACCCGGTTGCGGGTCCCCGACCTGCTGCACGCCACCGACCGGGCCGCCGACGATGTGCTCAGCGGCCGGTGCGACCACCTGCTGCCCGCCGGCGGCGTCCCGGACTCGCAGCGCTGGTTCACCCGCATCCACGGCGACGACGAACTCGACGTCTGGCTGATCAGCTGGGTTCCCGGCCACGCCACCGAACTGCACGACCATGGTGGGTCGTTGGGCGCGCTCACCGTGGTGTCCGGGTCGCTCAACGAATTCCGTTGGGACGGAAGGACATTACGGCGGCGCCGGCTCGATGCCGGCGATCAGGCCGGCTTCCCGTTGGGCTGGGTGCACGACGTGGTGTGGGCGCCCAGGCCCGTCCCAATCCCAATCCCGGGGCCCGCGGCCGCGATCAAGCGACCGGTTGCGCCGACGCTGAGCGTGCATGCGTACTCGCCGCCGCTGAGCGCGATGTCGTACTACGAGGTGACCGACCAGAGCAGGTTGCGCCGTCAGCGCACCGAACTGACCGACCAACCGGAGGGGACGGGATGA
- a CDS encoding lipoprotein LpqV — translation MRWCSHRPRRWGALVVAAGFTVLFGLTGCSPGGPPGAKTTPSPVPSPAGPHSPSSTPPGVIGLSPAGVTTKVDVPAESTEEEYYQACHAAKVWMEGRPKTGESLFEPYLAMVQTSPSSTAGTWNTRWADLTPARQAAVITAARAAADDECG, via the coding sequence GTGCGGTGGTGTAGTCATCGGCCCCGGCGATGGGGCGCGCTCGTGGTAGCGGCTGGGTTCACGGTTTTGTTCGGGCTGACGGGGTGCTCGCCGGGCGGTCCCCCGGGGGCCAAGACGACGCCGTCGCCGGTGCCCTCCCCGGCCGGCCCGCATAGCCCGAGTTCGACACCGCCGGGGGTGATCGGCCTCTCCCCCGCGGGGGTGACAACCAAGGTCGATGTCCCCGCGGAGTCGACCGAAGAGGAGTACTACCAGGCCTGTCACGCCGCAAAAGTGTGGATGGAGGGACGGCCCAAGACCGGTGAATCCCTGTTCGAGCCCTACTTGGCGATGGTCCAGACCTCGCCCTCGAGCACCGCGGGTACCTGGAACACACGATGGGCGGACCTGACACCGGCCCGGCAGGCGGCGGTGATCACCGCCGCGCGGGCGGCCGCCGACGACGAATGCGGGTAG
- a CDS encoding patatin-like phospholipase family protein — MSGEAVARRSSRSRVAVALGSGGARGYAHIGVIEALRSRGFEIVGITGSSMGAMIGGLQAAGRLDEFADWAKSLTQRTILRLLDPSISAAGVMRAEKILEAVRDILGPVTIEELPIPYTAVATDLLAGKSVWFQHGPLDEAIRASIAIPGVIPPHEVGGRLLADGGILDPLPMAPLAAVNADLTIAVGVSGSEVIAKREPEPGATVELLNRMVRSTSALLDTSAVRSLLDRPTARAVLSRFGADTWSEESGEGGPDGLLEAPGVPKLGSFEVMYRAFDIAQSALTRHMLSAYPPDLLIEVPRSTCRSLDFHRAAEVIDVGRVLAERALDELDGPAEEPAPPAIEG, encoded by the coding sequence GTGTCTGGCGAAGCCGTCGCGCGTCGATCCTCACGTTCCCGGGTCGCCGTGGCACTCGGGAGCGGCGGCGCGCGGGGCTACGCCCACATCGGGGTGATCGAGGCACTGCGGAGCCGCGGCTTCGAGATCGTGGGGATCACCGGCTCATCGATGGGCGCGATGATCGGCGGCCTGCAGGCGGCCGGGCGACTCGACGAGTTCGCCGACTGGGCGAAGTCGTTGACGCAACGCACCATCCTGCGGCTGCTCGACCCGTCCATCAGCGCCGCGGGGGTGATGCGGGCCGAGAAGATCCTGGAGGCGGTGCGCGACATCCTCGGCCCGGTCACGATCGAGGAGCTGCCGATCCCGTACACCGCGGTGGCGACCGACCTGCTGGCCGGCAAGTCGGTGTGGTTTCAGCACGGTCCGCTCGACGAGGCGATCCGGGCATCGATCGCGATTCCGGGGGTGATCCCGCCCCACGAAGTCGGCGGACGCCTGCTCGCCGACGGCGGCATCCTGGATCCGCTGCCGATGGCCCCCCTCGCCGCGGTCAACGCCGACCTGACGATCGCCGTGGGGGTCAGCGGCAGCGAGGTGATCGCTAAGCGGGAGCCCGAGCCCGGCGCCACCGTCGAGTTGCTGAACCGCATGGTTCGCAGCACTTCCGCGCTGCTCGACACCTCGGCCGTCCGGTCGCTGCTCGACCGGCCCACCGCACGAGCCGTGTTGAGCCGATTCGGCGCGGACACCTGGTCAGAGGAATCGGGCGAGGGCGGCCCCGACGGTCTCCTGGAGGCGCCCGGGGTTCCGAAGCTCGGCAGCTTCGAGGTGATGTACCGCGCGTTCGACATCGCCCAGTCGGCGCTCACCCGGCACATGCTGTCGGCCTACCCGCCCGATCTGCTGATCGAGGTACCGCGTTCGACCTGCCGGAGCCTGGATTTTCACCGGGCCGCAGAGGTGATCGACGTCGGCCGGGTGCTGGCCGAGCGAGCCCTCGACGAGCTGGATGGTCCGGCCGAGGAACCCGCGCCGCCCGCGATCGAAGGTTGA
- a CDS encoding patatin-like phospholipase family protein — protein MTTKRALVLAGGGIAGIAWETGILQGIADEAPAAARQLLDSDVLVGTSAGSAVAAQIGTGSTLEALFDRQVAETSGEIDSGVDVETITELFLAALGEPYDDSLAKTRQQMQRIGAVALGTKTVPEAVRRRVIEQRLPSHEWPDRALRITAIDTAIGELVVFDSESGVELVDAVAASCAVPGAWPPVTITGRRYMDGGIASSVNLAVARDCTAAVVLVPSAPDAPSPFGAGPAAEIKAFDGTTFAVFADPGSLKAFGPNLLDPRCRVGSAVAGREQGRREAARIAQFLGV, from the coding sequence GTGACAACCAAACGCGCGCTTGTGCTGGCCGGCGGAGGAATCGCCGGAATCGCTTGGGAGACGGGCATTCTGCAGGGCATTGCCGATGAGGCGCCGGCCGCGGCGCGGCAGCTGCTGGATTCCGATGTGCTGGTGGGAACCTCGGCCGGTTCGGCGGTCGCCGCCCAAATCGGCACCGGCAGCACGCTAGAGGCGCTGTTCGATCGACAAGTCGCCGAGACGTCCGGCGAGATCGATTCCGGCGTCGACGTCGAGACCATCACCGAGCTGTTCCTGGCCGCCTTGGGCGAGCCGTACGACGACTCGCTCGCCAAGACGCGTCAGCAGATGCAGCGGATCGGGGCCGTGGCGCTGGGCACCAAGACGGTTCCCGAGGCCGTTCGCCGGCGGGTGATCGAGCAGCGTCTGCCGTCGCACGAATGGCCCGACCGCGCACTGCGCATCACCGCGATCGACACGGCCATCGGCGAATTGGTGGTCTTCGACTCCGAATCGGGAGTGGAGCTCGTCGACGCGGTCGCGGCCAGTTGCGCGGTGCCAGGGGCGTGGCCGCCGGTGACGATCACGGGCCGGCGGTATATGGACGGCGGCATCGCCAGCTCGGTGAACCTCGCTGTCGCCCGCGACTGCACCGCGGCGGTGGTGTTGGTGCCCTCGGCGCCCGACGCCCCGTCGCCGTTCGGCGCCGGGCCTGCCGCGGAGATCAAGGCATTCGACGGCACGACATTCGCGGTGTTCGCCGATCCCGGCTCGTTGAAAGCGTTCGGGCCCAACCTTTTAGATCCGCGCTGTCGCGTCGGCTCGGCCGTGGCAGGGCGCGAACAGGGCCGCCGCGAAGCGGCGAGGATCGCGCAGTTCTTGGGTGTCTGA
- a CDS encoding class II glutamine amidotransferase, which produces MCRLFGLHAGTQACTATFWLLDAPDSLSEQSRRNPDGTGLGVFDADGQPQLYKEPIAAWQDADFATEAHRLTGTTFVAHVRYATTGSLDIRNTHPFLQDGRVFAHNGVVEGLDVIDERLREVGTDHLVLGQTDSERVFALITASIRAHGDDVPAGLVDAVRWLAANVPIFAVNVLLTTATDMWALRYPESNPLYVLHRPDDTAASNPQFDLRTKRIHAKSEHLCSRASVVFATERMDDDPRWSLIESGELVHVDAPLRITRSVVLPDPPKQLLRQQDLSPVAQRAQHTTA; this is translated from the coding sequence ATGTGTCGACTCTTTGGGCTGCACGCCGGGACGCAAGCCTGCACCGCGACCTTCTGGCTACTGGACGCTCCAGACAGTTTGTCCGAACAGAGCAGGCGAAATCCCGACGGCACCGGTCTGGGTGTGTTCGACGCGGACGGCCAACCGCAGCTGTACAAGGAGCCGATAGCGGCTTGGCAGGACGCCGACTTCGCCACCGAAGCACACCGGCTGACCGGTACGACGTTCGTCGCCCACGTGCGCTACGCCACGACCGGGTCGCTCGACATCCGCAACACCCACCCGTTCTTGCAGGACGGTCGCGTCTTCGCGCACAACGGGGTGGTCGAAGGGCTCGACGTCATCGACGAACGGCTGCGCGAGGTCGGCACCGACCACCTGGTGCTGGGTCAAACCGACTCGGAGCGGGTGTTCGCCTTGATCACCGCCTCGATTCGCGCCCACGGCGACGACGTCCCGGCCGGTCTCGTCGATGCGGTGCGGTGGCTGGCCGCGAATGTGCCCATCTTTGCCGTCAACGTGCTGCTGACCACGGCCACCGACATGTGGGCGCTGCGCTACCCCGAGTCCAATCCGCTCTACGTCCTGCATCGACCCGACGACACCGCTGCGTCCAATCCGCAATTCGACTTGCGCACCAAGCGGATTCACGCGAAGTCAGAGCATCTGTGCAGTCGCGCATCGGTGGTGTTTGCCACCGAACGTATGGATGACGATCCGCGGTGGTCGCTGATCGAATCGGGTGAACTTGTCCACGTCGACGCGCCACTGCGGATCACCCGTAGCGTGGTACTACCCGATCCGCCCAAACAGCTGTTGCGCCAACAGGATCTGAGCCCAGTCGCGCAGCGGGCCCAGCACACGACGGCGTGA